GGCGAAAGAGGTCGCTCAGGGACGCACCGTCACGGTTGCTGTTGATGGCATGAAGTTCTTACGGCCAGTGCAGGTGGGCGACGTGGTCAGCTGTTACGGAAAGATTGGCCGCATTGGCAATACGTCGATCACTCTGCACCTGGAAACATGGGTCAAGCCAGTGCTGCGGCAGATCGAATCGCCGGAGACGCGATTCAAAGTGACGGAAGCAAACTTCACGTTTGTGGCGGTGGACGAAAACGGAAAGAAACGGCCCGTGCCACAGAGCGCGACATAAACGCGACGATCAAGGCAGGTGGTCGCGGCCATCGTACGCCTATGCCTTTGCCGTG
This DNA window, taken from Fuerstiella marisgermanici, encodes the following:
- the yciA gene encoding acyl-CoA thioester hydrolase YciA: MPIDSTDPVGDLVLRTMAMPADTNANGDIFGGWIMSQMDIAGAILAKEVAQGRTVTVAVDGMKFLRPVQVGDVVSCYGKIGRIGNTSITLHLETWVKPVLRQIESPETRFKVTEANFTFVAVDENGKKRPVPQSAT